TTCGGTGGCTTTCCGTAGGTGATTAAATCGAAAGCCATTTAACCGCAGAGCACACAGAGATCACGGAGGGAATCAGACTGAGGGTGCGGTTTTCTCGGATTCTCTAGTCAGTTGAAAATGCGAAGCATTTTCAACACAAAGCAGGCATGAGCATTGTGTATTGTGTATTGAAGTCTTGTATTTCTCTGTGTACTCTGCGGTTAGCTGCATTTAAGAATCGTGATGCGAGGGAACTGGCCCCGGTTTCGGTGGCTTTCCGTAGGTGATTAAATCGAAAGCCATTTAACCGCAGAGCACACAGAGATCACCGAGAGAATCAGACTGAGGGTGCGGTTTTCTCGGATTCTCTAGTCAGTTGAAAATGCGAAGCATTTTCAACACGTAGTGATCACGAGTCTTGTATTTCTCTGTGTACTCTGCGTGCTCTGCGGTTAGCTGCATTTAAGAATCGTGATGCGAGGGAACTGGCCCCGGTTTCGGTGCCTGTCTCCTAGAATCTCAGCCTGCACTGCGGTTAAACGAGATTAACATTTAAAGGGTTCCCATGAATCGTCTGGCTTTTGCTCTAGTCGCCTTATGCTGTGCCTGCAATTCGGGCCCGGTTGCCAAAGACTCTGAAAAAGCCTCGCCCGATACCAAACCGAGCGACACACGAAAAGCCGGTTCCGACTGGCCGATTTTCCTGGGCCCCAGCTCCAACAGCGTTTCCACCGAAAAAGGTATCCTGAAAAACTGGCCCAAAGAAGGATTGAAGGTTCTCTGGGAAGTGGAAATGGGGCTCGGCTATGCCCCGGTGGTCATCAGTGAAGGCCGACTCTTCCACTTCGATCGCTTCGGAAAGAACTGTCGTCTGACCTGCCGCACCAGCGAAACGGGAAAACTTCTCTGGAAATTCGACTACCCCACCGACTATCAGGACTACTACGGCTACGATCCCGGCCCGCGCTGTGGGCCGATGGTTGATGGAGACCGCGTTTACATTCACGGCCCCGAAGGCATGCTACACTGCGTCAACGTGGCCGATGGGAAACTGATCTGGAAAGTCGACACGGCCGCTAAATTCAATGTCCTGCAAAACTTCTTTGGCGTCGGCAGTTGTCCCATCGTCGAGGACGATCTGCTAATTGTTCAGGTCGGCGGCAGTGCCGATGAAGCGCCCCCCAACGATCACCTTAAAGCCAAGGGCAATGGCTCCGGGATAGTCGCCTTCGACAAGAAAACCGGCGAAGTGAAATGGAAATCCTCCGATCAACTGGCAAGCTACTCCAGTCCCGTGATTAAGACCATCCAGGGGGAGCGCTGGGGCTTTATGTTTGCTCGCGGCGGGCTGGTCGCCTTCAATCCGAAGAATGGCAAAGTTCATTTCGAATTCCCCTGGCGAGCCAAGTTCCGCGAAAGTGTGAACGCCAGCAATCCCGTCGTCGTCGGTGATGAAGTGCTGATTACCGAATGCTACCAAATCGGCGGGGCCTTGCTCAAGGTCGGCAAAGATAAGCCGGAAGTGATCTGGAGCGATGAGAAGAAAGGCCGCGAGCAGAGCCTGGCCTGCCACTGGAACACCCCCATTCATGTCAACGGCTATGTTTATGGCTCGAGCGGCCGGCACGAAGCGCAAGCGGAATTACGCTGCGTGGATTGGAAAACCGGGGAGGTGCAATGGTCTCAAAAACGCCTGACCCGATCTTCGCTACTGCTGGTGGACGATCATTTCCTGTGCATGACGGAAGATGGGGAACTAATTCTGCTCGAAGTGAACCCCAAAGCCTATAAGGAAGTCTCTCGGTGGAGGACCGATCTGGTTCCGCCGTGCTGGGCGGCCCCCATTCTCTCGCACGGCCTGCTCTACATCCGGGGTAAAGACCGCCTGTTATGCTGCGAGTTGATTCCGAACAAATGAACGAACTGATTCGCACAGAACTCGAAGCCATCGAGGAGCGCGAGAAGGTTCGTATTCTGTATGCCTGCGAATCGGGCAGCCGGATGTGGGGCTTTGCTTCGCCGGATAGCGATTTCGATGTCCGCTTCATTTATGTCCGACCGCTCGATTGGTATTTAGCGATCCATGTCGAAAACAAACGGGACGTCATCGAACGGATCACTTCCGAAGATCTCGATCTGGTCGGCTGGGATCTTCGCAAGGCGTTGGGACTGCTGCAAAAGTCTAATCCTTCGCTCCTGGAATGGCTCTACAGTCCGATTGTTTATCGGGAGAATCTCCCCTTTATCGATCGGATGAAGGAACTGGCTCTGCAATTCTTTTCGCCGATGGCCAGTTTCCATCACTATCGAAGTATGGGGCCCAACCACAATCTGAAATACCTCCAGCGCGAAGAGGTGAGTTACAAGAAATACTTGTATCCCATCCGGGGAATCCTGGCCGCGCAATGGCTGGAGCAGGGCCGGGGTATTGTGCCGGTTCGGTTCGATGAATTGTTCGATGCGCTGGTGTCGGAAGGTCCGTTGCGATCGGCGATTCTGGATTTACTAAGGGTCAAAAAGACGAGTGGAGAAAAGCAGTCCGGTGGAAGAATCGCTGTGCTGCACGAGTTCATCGATTCCGAGATTGCCCGACTGGAAAAGGTCGTGCTACCTAACGCTGCAACGCGTGCCGATGTGTCGGAGTTGGATCAGTTTTTTCGAGAGACCGTCAAAAACTGAACCCAATTATCACTCCCATTTACAATGGTCGGTATTGGTGATTTTTGATAAACCGGGTGGAGCATTTCGGATGCTCGCCCTCTTGTTCGGAAGAAGCCTATGCAAGCAAGTGCAGTACTGGACCTCAAGGCCTTCGTGCCCTCGAAAGATTATGAGCTTTCTATCCAGTTTTACAAGGATTTGGGTTTCAAGCTCAATTGGCAAGGTGATGGCGTTGCGGAGTTTCAAGTCGGTGCCTATCGCTTCTTGTTGCAGAAATTTCACGTGGAGCAGCACTCGGCCAATTTCATGATGCACTTGATGGTAGAGAATACCGAGTCTTGGTGGGCTCACATCACGGCCATCGACCTGCCTGGAAAATATCCGGGAATCACGGCGAAAGCCCCGGCCATGCAGCCTTGGGGACTTCGCGTGTTGTTCCTTTCGGACCCTACAGGCGTCTTGTGGCACTTCGCGGATAGAGTGGGGAAGTAGATAAGTAGAGAAGATGATTAACATTTTAGAAGTCAAGAAGTAAGGAAGTTAAGAATGTAGTGGTTTTTTCAAAATGATATCTGGCCTATTTGATGTAGCTTGTGCGTTTGCTCTC
The genomic region above belongs to Telmatocola sphagniphila and contains:
- a CDS encoding VOC family protein, with amino-acid sequence MQASAVLDLKAFVPSKDYELSIQFYKDLGFKLNWQGDGVAEFQVGAYRFLLQKFHVEQHSANFMMHLMVENTESWWAHITAIDLPGKYPGITAKAPAMQPWGLRVLFLSDPTGVLWHFADRVGK
- a CDS encoding nucleotidyltransferase domain-containing protein produces the protein MNELIRTELEAIEEREKVRILYACESGSRMWGFASPDSDFDVRFIYVRPLDWYLAIHVENKRDVIERITSEDLDLVGWDLRKALGLLQKSNPSLLEWLYSPIVYRENLPFIDRMKELALQFFSPMASFHHYRSMGPNHNLKYLQREEVSYKKYLYPIRGILAAQWLEQGRGIVPVRFDELFDALVSEGPLRSAILDLLRVKKTSGEKQSGGRIAVLHEFIDSEIARLEKVVLPNAATRADVSELDQFFRETVKN
- a CDS encoding PQQ-like beta-propeller repeat protein, encoding MNRLAFALVALCCACNSGPVAKDSEKASPDTKPSDTRKAGSDWPIFLGPSSNSVSTEKGILKNWPKEGLKVLWEVEMGLGYAPVVISEGRLFHFDRFGKNCRLTCRTSETGKLLWKFDYPTDYQDYYGYDPGPRCGPMVDGDRVYIHGPEGMLHCVNVADGKLIWKVDTAAKFNVLQNFFGVGSCPIVEDDLLIVQVGGSADEAPPNDHLKAKGNGSGIVAFDKKTGEVKWKSSDQLASYSSPVIKTIQGERWGFMFARGGLVAFNPKNGKVHFEFPWRAKFRESVNASNPVVVGDEVLITECYQIGGALLKVGKDKPEVIWSDEKKGREQSLACHWNTPIHVNGYVYGSSGRHEAQAELRCVDWKTGEVQWSQKRLTRSSLLLVDDHFLCMTEDGELILLEVNPKAYKEVSRWRTDLVPPCWAAPILSHGLLYIRGKDRLLCCELIPNK